One bacterium genomic region harbors:
- a CDS encoding polyphenol oxidase family protein yields MTADLWLHLERGWPGAAAGVTRRGPYDPAVPWSGYNMGRTPQADPATVDALRHRALEELSSPLLGPRASCPQPSPLERGLSCPQPSPYLVFAQQVHGPGVAVAHQADLSALPSFHGYPYYPGCDALITAEPALALTLFYADCCPIVLYCPEPLCGGVAHAGWRGTVADMAASIVGALHREFGAPPERMQALVGPCIGAECYPVGPEVLAAVETLGLGDVGAVLELGDVGETLELGDVGAVTDRDGGAVHLDLLALNVALLERSGVPPAHIRRLPDCTRCGPAPLFSWRRDGPTCGRHVAMLMLTG; encoded by the coding sequence ATGACCGCCGACCTCTGGCTTCACCTCGAGCGCGGCTGGCCCGGCGCGGCCGCCGGCGTCACCCGGCGCGGTCCCTATGACCCCGCCGTCCCATGGTCCGGCTACAACATGGGCCGCACGCCGCAGGCCGATCCCGCCACTGTAGACGCCCTCCGCCACCGCGCCCTGGAGGAGCTGTCGTCGCCGTTACTGGGACCGCGGGCATCCTGCCCGCAGCCGTCGCCGTTGGAGCGCGGGCTTTCCTGCCCGCAGCCGTCGCCTTACCTCGTCTTCGCCCAACAGGTCCACGGTCCCGGCGTCGCCGTGGCCCACCAAGCCGATCTGTCTGCGTTGCCGAGCTTCCACGGCTACCCGTACTACCCGGGGTGCGACGCCCTCATCACCGCCGAGCCCGCCCTCGCCCTCACCCTCTTCTACGCCGACTGCTGCCCCATCGTCCTCTACTGTCCCGAGCCCCTCTGCGGCGGCGTGGCCCATGCCGGCTGGCGCGGCACCGTGGCCGACATGGCCGCCTCGATCGTGGGCGCCCTGCACCGCGAGTTCGGCGCCCCGCCCGAGCGAATGCAGGCCCTCGTCGGCCCGTGCATCGGGGCGGAGTGCTACCCGGTCGGCCCCGAGGTGCTGGCGGCCGTCGAGACCCTGGGATTGGGGGATGTGGGAGCGGTCCTGGAACTGGGGGATGTGGGAGAGACCCTGGAATTGGGGGACGTGGGAGCGGTCACCGACCGCGATGGCGGCGCTGTGCACCTCGATCTGCTGGCCCTGAACGTGGCCCTGTTGGAACGTTCGGGAGTCCCACCGGCACATATCCGGCGGCTGCCCGACTGCACCCGTTGCGGCCCGGCGCCGCTCTTCTCCTGGCGCCGCGATGGGCCCACCTGCGGCCGTCACGTCGCCATGCTCATGCTCACCGGATAG
- a CDS encoding VCBS repeat-containing protein, translating to MRSPLLISVLFICAGACAQDFERLLAHGPLPYLEGPALLQVQGNLTAGDCADLTCGDYDSDGRPDLLVGSAYGDLILYRRSESIFEAPRAMLAAEFSFAAGRLSRLQMSPELADLNHDGVADLLLGAAGEVYFYSRKGGLHPGQILRTESDRTLAQSIASRHLAPCAFDLDGDGDLDLLLGDEEGRVWWVECRQADPLRLADPVLLGAGGQPLQAGRRARVCAGDWDGDGRHDLLLTDMTGQVLFVRGRREGLAAPQSLARPPLQAQPGEALTYLCPRLQDVNGDGKLELLLGCRAGFVAIFAREAAGPVFQGYLQARQVPLDVGRCAAPTTCDWNADGRTDIVSGSEDGLVRLFLGRADGCFEAAQTVVGADGPIVARAGATMPAGYSWPRLTDLSGDGVSDLALGGASGNVEMYLNQGGLRPAGLMRIGGNDIRAQGLSAIALSDYDGDGDPDLFVGDLLPPGVQAGDPSYTGPRFVLPAGGLTYYENEAAKGMGMPLFLKGVRLAVYVGKRGRTTEEDALDAGVLGPGYIEPLSLLGESWNFLLGTRAGYYVFAATRPRQYYPAPMLASTDGIPNPLFPPLYSCTAATLGAAAPRDHGLLCGLADYGFICYFPPDQVPQLNTNGRTP from the coding sequence ATGCGATCACCTCTCCTCATCTCCGTGCTGTTCATCTGCGCTGGCGCCTGCGCGCAGGACTTCGAGCGTCTCCTCGCCCACGGTCCGCTCCCCTACCTGGAGGGCCCCGCGCTGCTGCAGGTTCAGGGCAACCTGACCGCCGGCGATTGCGCCGACCTCACCTGTGGCGACTACGACAGCGACGGCCGCCCCGATCTGCTCGTGGGCTCGGCCTATGGGGACCTCATCCTCTACCGCCGCTCCGAGAGCATCTTCGAGGCGCCGCGGGCCATGCTCGCCGCCGAGTTCTCCTTCGCCGCCGGGCGCCTCAGTCGCCTGCAGATGTCCCCCGAGCTGGCCGACCTCAACCACGATGGCGTCGCCGACCTGCTCCTGGGCGCTGCGGGGGAGGTCTACTTCTACAGCCGCAAGGGCGGCCTGCACCCCGGCCAGATACTCCGAACCGAGTCCGACCGCACGCTGGCCCAGTCCATCGCTTCCCGCCACCTCGCTCCCTGCGCCTTCGATCTGGATGGCGATGGCGACCTGGACCTGCTCCTCGGCGACGAGGAGGGTCGCGTGTGGTGGGTCGAGTGCCGTCAGGCCGATCCCCTCCGCCTGGCCGACCCGGTGCTGCTGGGGGCCGGTGGGCAGCCCCTGCAGGCCGGCCGCCGCGCCCGCGTCTGCGCCGGCGATTGGGACGGTGACGGGCGCCACGACCTGTTGCTCACCGACATGACCGGCCAGGTCCTCTTCGTGCGCGGCCGGCGCGAGGGCCTCGCCGCCCCGCAGTCGCTCGCCCGCCCGCCGCTGCAGGCCCAACCGGGCGAAGCCCTGACCTACCTCTGCCCGCGTCTGCAGGATGTCAACGGTGACGGCAAGCTGGAGCTACTCCTCGGCTGCCGTGCGGGCTTCGTCGCCATCTTTGCCCGCGAGGCGGCCGGACCCGTCTTCCAGGGCTATCTCCAGGCCCGGCAGGTGCCGCTGGATGTCGGCCGTTGCGCTGCCCCCACCACCTGCGACTGGAACGCCGACGGCCGTACCGACATCGTCAGTGGTTCCGAGGATGGCCTGGTTCGTCTCTTCCTCGGACGCGCCGACGGCTGCTTTGAGGCCGCCCAGACGGTAGTCGGCGCCGATGGCCCCATCGTCGCTCGCGCCGGCGCGACGATGCCCGCCGGCTACTCCTGGCCGCGCCTGACTGACCTGAGCGGCGACGGCGTCAGCGACCTCGCCCTCGGCGGCGCTTCTGGCAATGTCGAGATGTATCTGAACCAGGGCGGCCTGCGGCCCGCCGGGCTGATGCGCATCGGCGGCAATGACATCCGCGCCCAGGGCCTCAGCGCCATTGCCCTCTCCGACTACGATGGCGATGGCGACCCCGACCTGTTCGTCGGCGACTTGCTGCCGCCGGGCGTGCAGGCCGGCGATCCGTCCTACACCGGCCCCCGCTTCGTCCTGCCCGCTGGCGGCCTGACCTACTACGAGAACGAGGCCGCCAAGGGCATGGGCATGCCGCTGTTCCTCAAGGGCGTGCGCCTCGCGGTCTACGTCGGCAAGCGAGGGCGCACCACCGAAGAGGACGCCCTGGATGCCGGCGTCCTGGGGCCGGGCTACATCGAGCCCCTGAGCCTCCTCGGCGAGTCCTGGAACTTCCTGCTGGGCACCCGTGCCGGCTACTACGTCTTCGCCGCCACCCGGCCCCGCCAGTACTACCCCGCTCCCATGCTGGCCTCCACCGATGGCATCCCCAACCCGCTCTTCCCCCCGCTCTACTCCTGCACGGCCGCCACGTTGGGTGCTGCCGCCCCGCGCGACCACGGCCTCCTCTGCGGCCTGGCTGACTACGGCTTCATCTGCTACTTCCCACCGGACCAGGTCCCGCAGTTGAACACCAACGGCAGGACGCCATGA